Proteins encoded by one window of Arachis hypogaea cultivar Tifrunner chromosome 1, arahy.Tifrunner.gnm2.J5K5, whole genome shotgun sequence:
- the LOC112705963 gene encoding leucine--tRNA ligase, chloroplastic/mitochondrial isoform X1 — protein sequence MLHSHLHLHLHLPSSYSTPFLFPYHSPTFPFATSRRNSYSLRFRSTSFNHGRTIIRNETELQLQNQQVNRAYPFHEIEPKWQRYWEQNRTFRTPDDDIDTSKPKYYVLDMFPYPSGAGLHVGHPLGYTATDILARYKRMKAYNVLHPMGWDAFGLPAEQYAIQTGTHPKLTTARNIDRFRSQLKSLGFSYDWDREISTIEPDYYKWTQWIFLQLYKRGLAYQAEVPVNWCPALGTVLANEEVVDGVSERGGHPVIRKPMRQWMLKITAYADRLLEDLDGLDWPESVKEMQRNWIGRSEGAEMEFCVLDSDGKERDVKIIVYTTRPDTIFGATYLVVAPEYPLLSSLVSTAQSKHVEDYVELASRKSDLERTELQKEKTGVFTGCYAKNPANGEAIPIWVADYVLGSYGTGAIMAVPAHDSRDYEFALKYDIPVNWVVMPNDKSINESGKAFPGEGVIINSSNLFVGLDINGLSSKEAALEVIEWAEKSGNGKQKVNYKLRDWLFARQRYWGEPIPVVILDDSGETVPLNENELPLILPELDNFSPTGTGEPPLSKAVSWVKTTDSLSGRPATRETNTMPQWAGSCWYYLRFMDPTNSKELVDKTKERYWGPVDVYVGGAEHAVLHLLYARFWHKVLYDIGVVSTKEPFQCVINQGIILGEVQYMAYRDQDGNLISADVADISNEHNLEKIPEEKVMKSGDSFVLKENPDIRLVARAYKMSKSRGNVVNPDDVIAEYGADSLRLYEMFMGPLRDSKTWSTSGIEGVYRFLGRTWRLIVGSPLSDGTFKERTISVDEEPTIDQLRTLHKCIAKVTEEIEGTRFNTGISAMMEFLNAAYKWDKHPRSIIEAFVLLLSPYAPHMAEELWSRLGHTKSLAYEPFPEANPAYLKDSTIVLPVQINGKTRGTIQVEETCSEEEAFGLACRDEKLSKYLDGQSVRKRIYVPGKILNVVLDRKNTKVAVQ from the exons ATGCTACActctcatcttcatcttcatctccaCTTGCCTTCATCGTACTCCACTCCATTCCTTTTCCCTTATCACTCTCCAACATTCCCCTTCGCCACATCAAGAAGAAATTCTTACTCTCTCAGATTCCGCAGCACAAGCTTCAATCATGGCCGCACCATCATCAGGAACGAAACCGAGCTGCAGCTGCAAAACCAGCAAGTAAACAGAGCTTACCCTTTCCATGAAATCGAGCCCAAGTGGCAGCGCTATTGGGAGCAGAATCGCACTTTTCGAACCCCCGATGACGACATTGACACCTCTAAGCCCAAATATTACGTTCTCGACATGTTCCCTTACCCCAG TGGAGCGGGGCTACACGTTGGGCATCCTCTGGGGTACACCGCCACCGACATTCTTGCAAGGTATAAACGGATGAAGGCTTATAATGTGTTGCATCCAATGGGTTGGGATGCGTTTGGACTTCCTGCTGAACAATATGCTATTCAG ACGGGAACTCATCCGAAGCTCACTACAGCTCGGAATATCGATCGCTTTCGTTCTCAG TTAAAATCATTAGGCTTCTCTTATGACTGGGATCGTGAAATATCTACCATAGAACCTGACTATTACAAATGGACTCAATGGATCTTTCTACAACTTTATAAGAGAGGGCTGGCATATCAG GCTGAAGTTCCAGTCAATTGGTGTCCCGCGCTTGGCACTGTGTTGGCCAATGAGGAGGTGGTTGATGGTGTCAGTGAACGGGGTGGTCATCCTGTAATAAGGAag CCGATGAGGCAATGGATGCTCAAGATCACTGCATATGCTGACCGTCTTCTTGAGGATTTAGATGGCCTTGACTGGCCAGAAAGTGTCAAAGAAATGCAGAGAAATTGGATAGGGAGGTCAGAAGGGGCTGAGATGGAATTTTGTGTCCTTGACAGTGATGGAAAGGAGAGAGATGTAAAGATTATTGTGTATACTACAAGGCCTGACACGATCTTTGGAGCAAC CTACTTAGTTGTCGCCCCAGAGTACCCATTATTGTCATCATTGGTTTCCACTGCCCAGAGCAAACAT GTGGAGGATTATGTAGAACTTGCCTCAAGGAAGAGTGACCTCGAAAGGACTGAGCTTCAGAAGGAAAAGACTGGGGTCTTCACTGGTTGTTATGCAAAAAATCCTGCAAATGGGGAAGCTATTCCAATATGGGTGGCAGATTATGTTTTGGGAAG TTATGGAACAGGAGCTATCATGGCGGTGCCTGCACACGACTCTCGTGATTATGAATTTGCTTTGAAATATGACATTCCTGTTAATTGGGTTGTGATGCCCAATGACAAAAGTATCAATGAATCTGGAAAGGCTTTCCCAGGTGAAGGTGTCATAATAAATTCATCAAATTTATTTGTGGGGCTTGACATAAATGGCTTGTCTAGCAAAGAAGCTGCTCTAGAAGTCATTGAATGGGCTGAAAAAAGTGGAAATGGAAAGCAGAAG GTGAACTACAAGTTAAGGGATTGGCTTTTTGCTCGACAACGCTACTGGGGTGAGCCCATCCCTGTTGTCATATTGGATGACAGTGGTGAGACTGTCCCACTGAATGAGAATGAACTTCCCCTTATACTACCTGAATTGGATAATTTTTCTCCCACTGGAACAGGGGAGCCTCCACTGTCCAAGGCAGTGTCTTGG gtTAAAACCACAGATAGTTTATCCGGAAGACCAGCCACTCGGGAAACAAATACCATGCCACAGTGGGCTGGTTCATGCTG GTATTATTTGAGATTTATGGACCCAACAAATTCCAAAGAGTTGGTTGATAAGACCAAAGAAAG ATACTGGGGCCCTGTTGATGTGTACGTTGGGGGTGCCGAGCATGCGGTTCTCCATTTACTATATGCCAGATTCTGGCACAAG GTCCTCTATGACATCGGTGTTGTATCCACCAAGGAGCCCTTCCAATGTGTCATTAACCAGGGTATTATCCTTGGGGAG GTTCAATATATGGCTTATAGGGATCAAGATGGCAATCTGATATCTGCTGATGTTGCTGATATTTCAAATGAACATAATCTAGAAAAAATTCCAGAGGAAAAG GTCATGAAATCCGGGGATTCTTTTGTCCTGAAAGAAAATCCTGACATACGATTAGTTGCTCGCGCTTACAAAATGAGTAAAAGTAGGGGAAACGTTGTTAACCCTGATGATGTTATTGCAGAGTACGGTGCAGATTCTCTTCGTTTATATGAAATGTTCATGGGACCATTGAG AGACTCAAAAACATGGAGTACTAGCGGCATTGAAGGTGTATATCGGTTTTTAGGAAGAACTTGGAGGCTGATTGTTGGTTCACCGTTGTCTGATGGAACATTTAAGGAAAGAACCATATCAGTTGATGAGGAGCCTACCATAGACCAACTTCGTACTCTTCATAAATGCATTGCTAAG GTAACAGAGGAAATTGAAGGCACAAGGTTCAACACCGGAATTTCAGCAATGATGGAGTTCCTTAATGCGGCATATAAG TGGGATAAACATCCAAGGTCAATCATTGAGGCATTTGTTTTACTGCTTTCACCCTATGCACCGCACATGGCCGAAGAGCTGTGGTCTAGGCTTGGCCACACAAAATCCTTAGCCTATGAGCCTTTCCCTGAG GCAAATCCTGCTTACCTGAAGGACTCAACGATAGTACTACCGGTTCAGATTAATGGCAAGACGAGGGGTACCATTCAAGTGGAAGAAACATGTTCAGAGGAGGAAGCTTTTGGGTTAGCATGTAGGGATGAAAAGCTATCCAAGTATTTAGATGGTCAATCTGTTAGAAAAAGAATATACGTTCCTGGCAAGATATTGAACGTTGTTTTGGACCGGAAAAACACAAAGGTTGCTGTCCAGTAG
- the LOC112705963 gene encoding leucine--tRNA ligase, chloroplastic/mitochondrial isoform X2, with product MLHSHLHLHLHLPSSYSTPFLFPYHSPTFPFATSRRNSYSLRFRSTSFNHGRTIIRNETELQLQNQQVNRAYPFHEIEPKWQRYWEQNRTFRTPDDDIDTSKPKYYVLDMFPYPSGAGLHVGHPLGYTATDILARYKRMKAYNVLHPMGWDAFGLPAEQYAIQTGTHPKLTTARNIDRFRSQLKSLGFSYDWDREISTIEPDYYKWTQWIFLQLYKRGLAYQAEVPVNWCPALGTVLANEEVVDGVSERGGHPVIRKPMRQWMLKITAYADRLLEDLDGLDWPESVKEMQRNWIGRSEGAEMEFCVLDSDGKERDVKIIVYTTRPDTIFGATYLVVAPEYPLLSSLVSTAQSKHVEDYVELASRKSDLERTELQKEKTGVFTGCYAKNPANGEAIPIWVADYVLGSYGTGAIMAVPAHDSRDYEFALKYDIPVNWVVMPNDKSINESGKAFPGEGVIINSSNLFVGLDINGLSSKEAALEVIEWAEKSGNGKQKVNYKLRDWLFARQRYWGEPIPVVILDDSGETVPLNENELPLILPELDNFSPTGTGEPPLSKAVSWVKTTDSLSGRPATRETNTMPQWAGSCWYYLRFMDPTNSKELVDKTKERYWGPVDVYVGGAEHAVLHLLYARFWHKVLYDIGVVSTKEPFQCVINQGIILGEVQYMAYRDQDGNLISADVADISNEHNLEKIPEEKVMKSGDSFVLKENPDIRLVARAYKMSKSRGNVVNPDDVIAEYGADSLRLYEMFMGPLRDSKTWSTSGIEGVYRFLGRTWRLIVGSPLSDGTFKERTISVDEEPTIDQLRTLHKCIAKVTEEIEGTRFNTGISAMMEFLNAAYKHLFSWHYIFSGINIQGQSLRHLFYCFHPMHRTWPKSCGLGLATQNP from the exons ATGCTACActctcatcttcatcttcatctccaCTTGCCTTCATCGTACTCCACTCCATTCCTTTTCCCTTATCACTCTCCAACATTCCCCTTCGCCACATCAAGAAGAAATTCTTACTCTCTCAGATTCCGCAGCACAAGCTTCAATCATGGCCGCACCATCATCAGGAACGAAACCGAGCTGCAGCTGCAAAACCAGCAAGTAAACAGAGCTTACCCTTTCCATGAAATCGAGCCCAAGTGGCAGCGCTATTGGGAGCAGAATCGCACTTTTCGAACCCCCGATGACGACATTGACACCTCTAAGCCCAAATATTACGTTCTCGACATGTTCCCTTACCCCAG TGGAGCGGGGCTACACGTTGGGCATCCTCTGGGGTACACCGCCACCGACATTCTTGCAAGGTATAAACGGATGAAGGCTTATAATGTGTTGCATCCAATGGGTTGGGATGCGTTTGGACTTCCTGCTGAACAATATGCTATTCAG ACGGGAACTCATCCGAAGCTCACTACAGCTCGGAATATCGATCGCTTTCGTTCTCAG TTAAAATCATTAGGCTTCTCTTATGACTGGGATCGTGAAATATCTACCATAGAACCTGACTATTACAAATGGACTCAATGGATCTTTCTACAACTTTATAAGAGAGGGCTGGCATATCAG GCTGAAGTTCCAGTCAATTGGTGTCCCGCGCTTGGCACTGTGTTGGCCAATGAGGAGGTGGTTGATGGTGTCAGTGAACGGGGTGGTCATCCTGTAATAAGGAag CCGATGAGGCAATGGATGCTCAAGATCACTGCATATGCTGACCGTCTTCTTGAGGATTTAGATGGCCTTGACTGGCCAGAAAGTGTCAAAGAAATGCAGAGAAATTGGATAGGGAGGTCAGAAGGGGCTGAGATGGAATTTTGTGTCCTTGACAGTGATGGAAAGGAGAGAGATGTAAAGATTATTGTGTATACTACAAGGCCTGACACGATCTTTGGAGCAAC CTACTTAGTTGTCGCCCCAGAGTACCCATTATTGTCATCATTGGTTTCCACTGCCCAGAGCAAACAT GTGGAGGATTATGTAGAACTTGCCTCAAGGAAGAGTGACCTCGAAAGGACTGAGCTTCAGAAGGAAAAGACTGGGGTCTTCACTGGTTGTTATGCAAAAAATCCTGCAAATGGGGAAGCTATTCCAATATGGGTGGCAGATTATGTTTTGGGAAG TTATGGAACAGGAGCTATCATGGCGGTGCCTGCACACGACTCTCGTGATTATGAATTTGCTTTGAAATATGACATTCCTGTTAATTGGGTTGTGATGCCCAATGACAAAAGTATCAATGAATCTGGAAAGGCTTTCCCAGGTGAAGGTGTCATAATAAATTCATCAAATTTATTTGTGGGGCTTGACATAAATGGCTTGTCTAGCAAAGAAGCTGCTCTAGAAGTCATTGAATGGGCTGAAAAAAGTGGAAATGGAAAGCAGAAG GTGAACTACAAGTTAAGGGATTGGCTTTTTGCTCGACAACGCTACTGGGGTGAGCCCATCCCTGTTGTCATATTGGATGACAGTGGTGAGACTGTCCCACTGAATGAGAATGAACTTCCCCTTATACTACCTGAATTGGATAATTTTTCTCCCACTGGAACAGGGGAGCCTCCACTGTCCAAGGCAGTGTCTTGG gtTAAAACCACAGATAGTTTATCCGGAAGACCAGCCACTCGGGAAACAAATACCATGCCACAGTGGGCTGGTTCATGCTG GTATTATTTGAGATTTATGGACCCAACAAATTCCAAAGAGTTGGTTGATAAGACCAAAGAAAG ATACTGGGGCCCTGTTGATGTGTACGTTGGGGGTGCCGAGCATGCGGTTCTCCATTTACTATATGCCAGATTCTGGCACAAG GTCCTCTATGACATCGGTGTTGTATCCACCAAGGAGCCCTTCCAATGTGTCATTAACCAGGGTATTATCCTTGGGGAG GTTCAATATATGGCTTATAGGGATCAAGATGGCAATCTGATATCTGCTGATGTTGCTGATATTTCAAATGAACATAATCTAGAAAAAATTCCAGAGGAAAAG GTCATGAAATCCGGGGATTCTTTTGTCCTGAAAGAAAATCCTGACATACGATTAGTTGCTCGCGCTTACAAAATGAGTAAAAGTAGGGGAAACGTTGTTAACCCTGATGATGTTATTGCAGAGTACGGTGCAGATTCTCTTCGTTTATATGAAATGTTCATGGGACCATTGAG AGACTCAAAAACATGGAGTACTAGCGGCATTGAAGGTGTATATCGGTTTTTAGGAAGAACTTGGAGGCTGATTGTTGGTTCACCGTTGTCTGATGGAACATTTAAGGAAAGAACCATATCAGTTGATGAGGAGCCTACCATAGACCAACTTCGTACTCTTCATAAATGCATTGCTAAG GTAACAGAGGAAATTGAAGGCACAAGGTTCAACACCGGAATTTCAGCAATGATGGAGTTCCTTAATGCGGCATATAAG CATTTGTTTTCTTGGCATTATATTTTCAGTGGGATAAACATCCAAGGTCAATCATTGAGGCATTTGTTTTACTGCTTTCACCCTATGCACCGCACATGGCCGAAGAGCTGTGGTCTAGGCTTGGCCACACAAAATCCTTAG
- the LOC112705980 gene encoding calcium permeable stress-gated cation channel 1, protein MATLSDIALAAAINILSAFIFFVAFAILRLQPFNDRVYFPKWYLKGLRTDPVHGGTLMRKFVNLDWKSYVRFLNWMPAAIRMPELELIDHAGLDSVVYLRIYLIGLKIFVPIAFLAWAVLVPVNWTSDGLANSKLKNLTSSDIDRISISNVQSGSQRFWAHIVIAYAFTFLTCFVLLKEYEKVAAMRLHFLASEKRRADQFTVLVRNIPPDPDESVGELVEHFFLVNHPDTYLTHQVVYNANTLAKLVKKKKKLQNWLVYYQNKLERTSQRPEIKTGFLGLCGAKVDAIDHHNAEIDRLSKEIALERDKVTNDPKSTMPAAFVSFKSRWGAAVCAQTQQTRNPTSWLTDWAPEPRDVYWSNLAIPYVSLTIRRLIMAVAFFFLTFFFMIPIAFVQTLASLDGIRKSAPWLEPIISVPFIKSFIQGFLPGIALKLFLIFLPTILMIMAKFEGFGSISSLERRAAARYYIFNFVNIFLGNLLTGTAFQQLDTFLHQSANEYPITIGTAIPLKASFFISYIMVDGWAGIAAEVLMLKPLIIYHLKNFFLVKTEKDREEAMDAGSIGFNTGEPRIQLYFLLGLVYAPVTPTVLPFIIVFFGLAYVVFRHQIINVYNQEYESGAAFWPDVHVRIVIALIISQIVLMGLLTTKKAAQSTPFLIALPILTIWFHRYCKGRFESAFVKYPLQEAMMKDTLERATEPNLNLKAYLQNAYVHRVFKASLDEDDDEDGDSQKWETESVPVPTKRQSRRGTPVPSKISVSGASSPSLPERQSRRSTPVPSKISVSGASSPSLPDSSFRSPPEP, encoded by the exons ATGGCTACACTTTCTGATATTGCGCTAGCAGCTGCCATAAACATTTTGAGTgcatttattttctttgttgCCTTTGCTATTCTGAGGCTTCAACCTTTTAATGATCGAGTATACTTCCCAAAATGGTATCTGAAGGGGTTAAGAACAGATCCCGTACACGGAGGAACTTTAATGCGCAAGTTCGTCAATTTAGATTGGAAATCATACGTTAGGTTCTTGAATTGGATGCCAGCTGCAATTAGAATGCCAGAATTGGAGCTCATTGATCATGCTGGATTGGACTCTGTTGTTTACTTGCGAATATACTTGATAGG GCTTAAAATCTTTGTTCCAATAGCATTCTTGGCATGGGCGGTTCTGGTTCCTGTGAATTGGACAAGTGACGGGCTAGCAAATTCGAAGCTAAAAAACTTAACTTCTAGTGACATTGACAGAATCTCAATTTCAAATGTCCAAAGCGGATCTCAAAG GTTTTGGGCACACATAgtaattgcttatgcatttaCCTTCTTGACATGCTTTGTTTTGCTAAAGGAGTATGAAAAAGTTGCCGCAATGAGACTGCATTTTCTTGCATCCGAAAAACGTCGTGCCGATCAATTCACG GTGCTTGTCCGAAATATTCCACCAGATCCTGATGAATCTGTTGGTGAGCTTGTGGAGCACTTTTTTCTAGTTAATCATCCAGATACCTATCTCACTCACCAG GTTGTTTACAATGCCAACACGCTAGCAAAGTTggttaagaagaagaagaagttgcagAATTGGCTTGTTTATTATCAGAATAAACTTGAAAGAACTTCACAAAGGCCTGAAATTAAG ACTGGTTTCCTTGGCCTTTGTGGAGCAAAAGTGGATGCTATTGATCATCACAATGCTGAAATTGATAGGCTTTCAAAAGAA ATAGCTTTGGAGAGGGATAAGGTCACTAATGACCCCAAATCTACCATGCCTGCTGCATTTGTTTCATTTAAATCTCGGTGGGGTGCGGCAGTTTGTGCACAAACTCAACAAACCAGAAACCCAACAAGTTGGTTGACCGACTGGGCTCCAGAACCACGGGATGTCTATTGGTCAAACTTGGCAATTCCATATGTTTCTCTCACTATCAGGAGGCTAATCATGGCTGTTGCATTCttttttctcactttcttttttatGATTCCCATTGCATTTGTACAAACTCTAGCAAGTCTTGATGGAATTCGGAAATCAGCACCGTGGCTGGAGCCGATCATTAGTGT TCCTTTTATTAAATCATTCATTCAAGGTTTTCTACCTGGGATTGCATTGAAGCTGTTTCTCATCTTTTTGCCAACAATATTGATGATCATGGCAAAATTTGAAGGATTTGGATCAATATCATCACTAGAGAGGAGAGCAGCTGCTAGATATTATATCTTCAATTTTGTAAATATATTTCTGGGGAACTTACTTACTGGAACAGCATTTCAACAGCTGGACACCTTCCTTCATCAGTCAGCCAATGA ATATCCTATAACAATTGGCACTGCAATTCCCTTAAAAGCAAGTTTCTTCATTAGTTACATAATGGTTGATGGATGGGCTGGGATAGCTGCAGAGGTTTTGATGTTGAAACCACTTATcatatatcatttaaaaaatttcttcCTGGTGAAGACAGAAAAGGACAGGGAAGAGGCCATGGATGCTGGAAGTATTGGTTTCAACACTGGAGAGCCTCGTATACAACTGTACTTTTTGTTGGGCCTAGTCTATGCTCCAGTGACCCCTACTGTTCTTCCtttcataatagttttctttGGTCTGGCCTATGTTGTGTTTCGTCATCAG ATAATTAATGTTTATAATCAAGAGTATGAGAGTGGCGCAGCATTCTGGCCTGATGTCCATGTTCGAATCGTGATTGCATTGATAATCTCACAGATAGTTCTAATGGGACTTCTGACCACCAAAAAGGCTGCTCAATCAACTCCCTTTCTCATTGCACTGCCAATATTGACCATATGGTTCCATAGATACTGCAAAGGCCGTTTCGAATCTGCATTTGTTAAATATCCCTTACAG GAAGCAATGATGAAAGACACATTAGAACGAGCAACAGAACCAAACCTAAACCTGAAAGCATACCTCCAGAATGCATATGTTCACCGGGTTTTCAAGGCGAGCCTTGACGAGGATGACGACGAAGATGGAGACAGTCAGAAATGGGAAACTGAGAGTGTTCCTGTGCCGACAAAACGCCAATCTCGAAGGGGTACACCTGTGCCCAGCAAAATTAGTGTTAGTGGTGCATCCTCTCCCTCTCTGCCTGAACGCCAGTCTAGAAGGAGCACACCTGTGCCCAGCAAAATTAGTGTTAGTGGTGCATCATCTCCCTCTCTGCCTGATTCCTCATTTCGCAGCCCTCCAGAGCCTTAA